From the Megalopta genalis isolate 19385.01 chromosome 13, iyMegGena1_principal, whole genome shotgun sequence genome, one window contains:
- the LOC117224371 gene encoding synaptic vesicle glycoprotein 2B produces MGLDFLADGGADFEHAITVTGFGKFHYMLLAICGLIYMDTAIGVTILSFVLPAAQCDLEMDSTSKGWLTASPMLGMVIGSYIWGCLADTKGRKVVLIATLLMDGIVGVVSSFVQYFWVFLLFRFFNGFAVTGAMGICFPYLGEFQPTKYRERCLCWMEMFWTVGVIVLPLIAWLIIPMDFMYVSDVFYFKSWNLFVALCALPSLMLGLWLFAFPESPKFLLECGETEAALEVFKWIYSQNTGQDPDTYPVKCLQEKNKDKSTRSLKLHKRKDLKVLLKEVKDLTAALCKSPYLRNTLLACGIQFGLTSSYYTLMVWFPELFTRFEQFEHQNPNETTSVCIVSAISDNATNVDPFGCETVIASSVYLHTVYIGIACIPGSIILPLFVHKLGAKFFLIMSLLVSGAVTVAFYYVVDSTQNLVLSCVFEALTSLGISLVYCVIVDMFPTNLRVMAAALSLTMGRLGALVGNLVFGYLIDLACVVPIILFAAFLFICGFMSFLLPKTGKETLD; encoded by the exons ATGG GTCTCGACTTCTTGGCAGACGGAGGTGCCGATTTCGAGCATGCAATCACCGTAACAG GATTCGGGAAGTTCCATTACATGCTGCTGGCGATATGCGGCTTAATCTACATGGACACCGCGATCGGAGTCACTATACTCTCGTTCGTGTTGCCGGCTGCTCAGTGCGATCTGGAGATGGACTCCACCTCCAAAGGCTGGTTGACTGCGTCCCCCATGTTGG GAATGGTGATCGGATCCTACATATGGGGGTGCCTGGCTGACACGAAGGGCCGCAAAGTCGTGTTAATCGCCACATTGCTGATGGACGGTATCGTCGGCGTCGTATCATCGTTCGTCCAGTATTTTtgggtgttcttgttgttccgtttCTTCAACGGGTTCGC CGTTACGGGAGCTATGGGAATTTGTTTTCCGTATTTAGGGGAGTTCCAGCCAACAAAGTATCGCGAAAGATGTCTTTGTTGGATGGAAATGTTCTGGACCGTCGGTGTTATAGTATTGCCAC TGATCGCATGGCTGATCATACCGATGGACTTCATGTACGTCTCGGACGTATTCTACTTCAAGTCATGGAATCTCTTTGTAGCGCTGTGCGCGTTACCTTCGCTGATGTTGGGCCTCTGGTTGTTCGCGTTTCCAGAGAGCCCGAAGTTCCTCCTTGAGTGCGGAGAAACGGAGGCTGCCCTTGAGGTCTTCAAGTGGATTTATTCGCAGAATACCGGGCAGGATCCCGACACATATCCG GTGAAGTGTTTGCAAGAGAAGAACAAAGACAAGAGCACGAGGTCGTTGAAGCTACACAAGAGAAAGGACTTGAAGGTCCTGCTGAAGGAAGTCAAAGACCTCACGGCTGCTCTGTGCAAGTCGCCTTACCTTCGCAACACGCTGCTGGCCTGCGGTATTCAGTTTGGCCTGACCAGCAGCTACTATACCCTCATGGTCTGGTTCCCCGAATTATTCACCAG GTTCGAGCAGTTCGAGCACCAAAATCCTAACGAGACCACGTCGGTGTGCATAGTATCGGCGATATCGGACAACGCGACCAACGTTGATCCTTTCGGATGCGAAACCGTAATCGCATCCTCGGTCTATCTGCACACGGTGTACATCGGAATCGCCTGCATTCCAGGATCCATTATCCTTCCTCTGTTTGTGCACAAACTCGGTGCTAAATTCTTCCTCA TCATGTCCTTGCTGGTTTCGGGGGCAGTTACAGTGGCCTTCTACTACGTGGTGGACTCGACACAAAACCTGGTACTGTCCTGTGTATTCGAGGCTCTGACGTCTCTCGGTATCTCGTTGGTGTATTGCGTAATCGTCGACATGTTCCCGACGAATCTCAG AGTAATGGCCGCAGCGTTGTCTTTAACAATGGGTCGATTAGGTGCCTTGGTGGGCAATCTGGTGTTTGGTTACCTGATCGACTTGGCCTGCGTGGTTCCTATAATTTTATTTGCGGCATTTTTATTCA TATGCGGATTCATGTCGTTCCTGTTGCCGAAGACCGGTAAAGAGACGCTCGACTAA